The stretch of DNA AGCAAGGGTGGAACAAACGAAAGAACAGGATTTCGTTTTCTTTAATCCAAACGGTGAAGCTTACACAATCAATTGGACAGCTTCAAACGGTGAACTGCGAGTTTCCCTAACAGGTGTGCCTTTTTACTACACCTATAAAACGGAGTTGAGAAACAAAAAAACACTCCACCCCAAAACCGTTTTACACTTTAGTCCCGAACTTCCTTACGGGGAAATGCAGGTAGAGCAGTATGGGGAAGATGGCTCAATGGTTGATGTGTATAGAAGTCAATTTGAAGGAAGCCAAAAACTGGGCAGCGAACAAATAGCAGCTGATTTTTATCCACCGGTTCACCAAATTGAATTGTACAGCTCACAGGAACCACCGCCTCCGCCAGAGCCGGAAGAAACGGATGAAGAAACAGACCAAGATGCGTCATCGGAAGCGGAGGATAACACAGAGGAAGAAAGCCAGAACGAAGATCAAACGGACGGTGATGACTCCTCATCTGCTGAAGAAAACAGTACGGAAAATGAACAATAAAGGTGATGCGGAATGAAAACAAAGCGAAAACGACTCGGTGATCTGCTGGTTGAATCCGGCCTTATTACGGAGGAACAGCTGTCTGTAGCGCTAAAAGAAAAAAAAGACAACCAGAAGCTGGGTGACGCTCTTCTCAATAGAGGCTTTATTACAGAGCAGCAGCTGATTGAAGTGCTCGAGTTTCAGCTGGGCATTCCGCATGTCAGCTTGTACCGTTATCCGGTTGACAGCAAGCTGCTTAGCCTTGTTCCGAAAGAGATAGCCAAAAAAAATGTCATCATTCCCTTGAAGAAAGAGGAAAATCGGCTGTTTGTCGCAATGGCGGATCCGATGGATTACTTTACGGTAGAGGATTTGCGTCTTTCTACAGGCTTTCAAATTGAGACCGTTATTGCCACGAAGCAGGACATTTTACGTGCTATTAATAAATATTACGACATGGACGACTCGCTTCAGGAATTTATGCAGCAAAATCAGGACACGGCGGAATCTTCGGAAGCGGGGGAAGCAGAAGAAGATTCTCCGGTGGTGCGGCTGGTGAACCAGATTATGTCCCGGGCACTCACTGAAAAAGCGAGTGATATTCATATTGACCCGCATGAAACCAAAGTGGTCGTCCGCATGCGGGTTGATGGTGTGCTTCAGCTTGACCGCCAGCTGCCGAAGTCCATGCTTGGCATGCTCACAGCGCGCATTAAAATTATGGCGAATATGGATATTACCGAGCACCGCGTGCCGCAGGACGGCCGGATCAAAACCAATATTGACTTTCGGGCTGTCGACCTCCGTATTTCTACGCTTCCAACCGTGTACGGCGAAAAAATCGTCATGCGGATTTTGGATTTAAGCAGTTCATTAAATGATATGAACCAGCTTGGGTTCAATAAAGTAAATTTAAAACGGATGGAATCCCTGCTTCAGCGCCCAAACGGGATCGTGCTCATTACCGGGCCGACCGGGTCAGGTAAGTCATCTACGCTTTATGCCGGCTTAAACCAGCTCAATAGTGAAGAAGTCAATATTATTACAATCGAAGATCCGGTTGAGTACCAGCTTGAAGGGGTCAACCAGATTCAAGTCAACCCGAATGTAGGGCTGACATTTGCGGCGGGACTTCGGTCGATTTTGCGCCAGGACCCAAATGTCATTATGGTCGGGGAAATCCGGGACAGAGAAACGGCCGAAATTGCCATCCGTGCTTCTTTAACCGGCCACCTTGTACTGAGCACCTTACATACAAATGATTCAATCAGCAGTATTACCCGTCTTATTGATATGGGTGTTGAGCCATTTCTTGTGGCGTCTTCCCTGAGCGGCATCGTCGCCCAGCGATTAATCCGCAAAGTGTGCCGGGACTGCGGCCGGGAAGAATCTGCAACGGAGCGGGAGCGGGAGATTTTTGCCAAAAGAGGATTGAAAATTGAAAGTGTCAAACGGGGAAAAGGCTGCGCCTCCTGCAATATGACCGGCTACAAAGGCCGATTGGCGATTCACGAAGTACTGGTTGTCACGGAAGAAATGAAACGCCTTATTTTAAACAATGAACCGCTGTCGAATTTAAAACAAATGGCATTGAAGAACAAAACGATTTTTTTGCTGGATGATGGCCTTCTGAAAATTAAACAGGGCATCACCACGACAGAAGAAGTGCTTCGTGCTGTCCTAATGGAGTAGAACCTATGAGAGAAAAGCTTGAATTTATTTTGCGTTCCGCTTTTGAGCTGAAAGCATCCGATATTCATTTAACAGTCGGTACGGCGCCGGTCTTCCGCATTCACGGAGATTTAAAGAGATACGGAAAAGACCCGCTGAAGCCCGCTGACACAGAAGCCATGGCAAAAGCGATTATTCCTGAACACATGTGGGACTCCTTCAAGGAAAAAGGCGAGCTTGATTTTTCATTCGGACTGCCGCGCGTATCCCGGTTCAGGGTGAACGCTTATCACCAGCGCAATTGTATCGCCCTGGCATTTCGGGTGATTGCGTCCGGCGTGCCGACACTTGAAGAGCTGCATATGCCGGAAATCCTGAAAAAAGTGTCCGAGCGTCCGCACGGGCTTGTACTTGTGACCGGGCCGACCGGCTCGGGAAAATCAACGACGCTTGCCAGTATGATTGATTACTTAAACCGCAATACGAGAAAGCACATTATTACGCTTGAAGATCCGATTGAATACCTGCATAAGCATGGAAAATGCATTATCGACCAGCGAGAAGTCGGCTATGATACGCAGTCATTTGCCAACGGGCTTCGTGCGGCCCTGCGCCAGGACCCGGATGTGATTTTAGTGGGAGAGATGCGCGATCTTGAAACGATTCAAACGGCGATTACAGCGGCTGAAACGGGACATCTCGTGTTCGCGACGCTTCATACATCCAGTGCGCCAGCGACCATTGAACGGATTATTGATGTGTTTCCAGCTGAGCAGCAGCCGCAAATCCGGACCCAGCTTGCGACCGTGCTGACCGCTGTTATTGCCCAGCGCTTGTTCCCAACCGCAGATTTAAAGGGACGGCGCGCTGCGCTTGAAATTATGCTGAACAACTCGGCGGTAGCCAATTTAATCCGCTCGGAAAAAGTGCACCAAATTATTAATGTCATTCAAACATCGAAAGCACAAGGGATG from Domibacillus sp. DTU_2020_1001157_1_SI_ALB_TIR_016 encodes:
- a CDS encoding GspE/PulE family protein; its protein translation is MKTKRKRLGDLLVESGLITEEQLSVALKEKKDNQKLGDALLNRGFITEQQLIEVLEFQLGIPHVSLYRYPVDSKLLSLVPKEIAKKNVIIPLKKEENRLFVAMADPMDYFTVEDLRLSTGFQIETVIATKQDILRAINKYYDMDDSLQEFMQQNQDTAESSEAGEAEEDSPVVRLVNQIMSRALTEKASDIHIDPHETKVVVRMRVDGVLQLDRQLPKSMLGMLTARIKIMANMDITEHRVPQDGRIKTNIDFRAVDLRISTLPTVYGEKIVMRILDLSSSLNDMNQLGFNKVNLKRMESLLQRPNGIVLITGPTGSGKSSTLYAGLNQLNSEEVNIITIEDPVEYQLEGVNQIQVNPNVGLTFAAGLRSILRQDPNVIMVGEIRDRETAEIAIRASLTGHLVLSTLHTNDSISSITRLIDMGVEPFLVASSLSGIVAQRLIRKVCRDCGREESATEREREIFAKRGLKIESVKRGKGCASCNMTGYKGRLAIHEVLVVTEEMKRLILNNEPLSNLKQMALKNKTIFLLDDGLLKIKQGITTTEEVLRAVLME
- a CDS encoding type IV pilus twitching motility protein PilT; the protein is MREKLEFILRSAFELKASDIHLTVGTAPVFRIHGDLKRYGKDPLKPADTEAMAKAIIPEHMWDSFKEKGELDFSFGLPRVSRFRVNAYHQRNCIALAFRVIASGVPTLEELHMPEILKKVSERPHGLVLVTGPTGSGKSTTLASMIDYLNRNTRKHIITLEDPIEYLHKHGKCIIDQREVGYDTQSFANGLRAALRQDPDVILVGEMRDLETIQTAITAAETGHLVFATLHTSSAPATIERIIDVFPAEQQPQIRTQLATVLTAVIAQRLFPTADLKGRRAALEIMLNNSAVANLIRSEKVHQIINVIQTSKAQGMQLMADHAQELFRQEAVSKSALLPYLRERD